GGTCACCAAAGGATAGAAGGAAGCAGCCTGCAGTAGTCTAGGGAGAATGCTTCAGCCAAGGTGAGCAGTacagcagctcccacccatatATACGGGGTGTTCATTGTTAACCCATTGGTTACACATTGCGATGTAAGTGTCACATGTGGATGTGATTTTTCAACCAATACGACCAAAAATGTGTATCTGTTGCTCACATACAGGTTGCAGTGTAATCATCGCCTCCCGTAAGCTTGAGCGGCTGAAGGAGACCGCCAAAGAACTGACCAGTAGAATCGCTCCTGCAAGTCCCGCCCTGCTGACGCCACTACAGTGCAACATACGCAGAGAGGAAGAGGTAAACCTATCAGCCAATTACAGTGGGGATATACACATATATCCACCCCCAGGGCTATTAAACTTAGAGGGAATTTGCCTAATAATAATAGGTTATTATTCCATTTTGCCCCGGCCTTGTATGTTCTATAGGTGGAAACGTTAGTGAAATCTACCTTGGGTCTGCACGGAAGGATCGATTTTCTGGTTAACAACGGGGGAGGTCAGTTCCCCAGTCCCAGTGAAGCAATAAGTGCCAAGGGGTGGAACGCTGTGATCGATACCAACCTTACTGGGACGTTCTACTGCTGTAAAGCAGGTAAGtacactttttaaaggaacaggaacatcATAAAATCAAAGTGtttaagtaatgaaaatataatgtggtGTTGCTCTTGTGAAGAAGcacttttatagtttatatcatggcacttttatagtttatatcatgggtggccaatacgttgatcgcggtccaccagtcgatctcCCGTGGATCACTGGTGGACCGCGATAAAGCCGGGCATGTGAAAGTGCTGCATTGCGTACGCACGCATTTACGCCGCACTTCTGCATTCTCTGGTCATTAGCTGATCGCGGAGGAGAAAATTCTGGCTACccctggtttatataaacaagctgctttgtagacatgggggcagccattcaagcataGGATTCATAGTAGATGACAGATCTGAAGAATTCCATTATATACTACACAGTTTATctcttatctgctgtgtaacctgtttcttttctcctttttttggcattgaatggctgcccctggccACACAaccatttgtttatataaactatagaagaaaACACATcagtttcaccagtgcagggcaacagtaaattatatttccattactttaaaccactttcatttttttggtgttactatttcTTTAAAAACCACATGTTTCAGGCATCCTGTACCACCCACCAATGAAACCAAGGGTAATGAACTGGTTTTTGCTTCTGTGATCTGCCACCatgatcaggcctggactgggacccccagcagcccaataaatagtgactatggcattttacagtagcatttgccagaatccacacacCAATTGACATTTCAGGCCTGGCCATGATGCTGTTAGAGTTCAGTGCCGGCAGGTTAGACTCTTTGATGTCCTAGGAATATGTTGTACCTTCAGGTATCGCTTTACAGTTGTCATTTATGTGATGCCCATCTCTAGATATAACTCTGGGCACGCTGCTCTCTGAGAGGTACTTGCTCATAGCCCCCTATAGCGTTCCCTATTGAGCTTCTGAGCTGACTCTTACCCATTGGACACCCTAGCAGTAGCCATAGTGGGAGCTTTCAGACTGCACACACAAGTATATTTGCTTTCCTGTAAGTGGAGGGATATTAGGGAGTTGGTTCTGTTCCAAGAAAGTGCGGGTATCCTTCACCCCCCTGTGGACCAAAAGCGCTGCAGACCAGTATTTTCCATGCAGGTTATTACAGAGTTATTTTACTGTTGCATGGATATTTCCCAGAGGTTTACTTTGCCTTATAAAGCTATTGATTTTCCTGCAGCTGAGATGAATGATGGGCATTTTTAGCCCGGTGCACATGATACAGTGTCTGAGGATCTGGCTGATCCACTTTAATTGGGCAGCTAGAGACACTCATGTATTATGCCCAGTGCCAGACTGAGAATTATGGCATCGGGCGTCTGCTTAAGGCTGCTGGCAAGAGTCTGGAAGCCGCAGAATTTTCACTTCAAATCTGCAGTCATTACTGTATGTGCTTAGACAGAGTACAGTAAGTACATACGCAGAAGGtataacaggtatggaaccccttatccggaaacccgttatccagaaagttccgaattacggaaaggccatctcctatagactccattttaatcaaataattcacatttttaaaaatggtttcctttttctctgtaataacagaaccttctactcgatcccaactaagatataattaccccttattgggggcagaacagccctattgggtttatttaatggttaaatgattcccttttctctgtaataataaaacagtacctgtacttgatcccaactaagatataattaccccttattggggcagaacagccctattgggtttatttcatggttaaatgattcccttttctctgtaataataaaacagtacctgtacttgatcccaactaagatataattaccccttattgggggcagaacagccctattgggtttatttaatggttaaacaattcccttttctctgtaataataaaacagtacctgtacttgatcccaactaagatataattaccccttattgggggcagaacagccctgttgggtttatttaatggttaaatgattcccttttctctgtaataataaaacagtacctgtacttgatcccaactaagatataattaccccttattgggggcagaacagccctattgggtttatttaatggttaaatgattcccttttctctgtaataataaacagtacctgtacttgatcccaactaagatataattaccccttattggggcagaacagccctattgggtttatttaatggttaaatgattcccttttctctgtaataataaaacagtacctgtacttgatcccaactaagatataattaccccttattgggggcagaacagccctattgggtttatttcatggttaaatgattcccttttctctgtaataataaaacagtacctgtacttgatcccaactaagatataattaccccttattggggcagaacagccctattgggttatttaatggttaaatgattcccttttctctgtaataataaaacagtacctgtacttgatcccaactaagatataattaccccttattggggcagaacagccctattgggtttatttaatggttaaatgattcccttttctctgtaataataaaacagtacctgtacttgatcccaactaagatataattaccccttattgcaggtaaaacaagcctattgggtttatttaatttttaaataattttttagcagacttaagttatggagatccaaattatagaaagatcccttatctggaaaaccccaggtcccgagcattctggataacgggtcccataactgtacatgcTTTTTCTATTATAAAAACTTTGTCTCTTACTATCCCCTCCTCTATACCATTCAGCTCTCCTCCAGGCAAGACTCtgatcccacaatcccttgcatgCTCTGTGATTTACAGACCCAAGAAGCATTATGGGAATGAGtctttgctggggggggggggctgatttcTGCCACAAAGCAATAGCAAAAGACAAAACGCGGCCATTCACATTGTTGCATGGTTGCTTCAGTGACCCCTGAACACATGTACAAAACGTTTTAGTCAGgttatatttctcctttaataacaacGGGTCTCCCTGCAGTGTACAATGCGTGGATGAAGGAACACGGTGGAGCCATTGTGAACATCGTAGCGGATATGTGGAAGGGCTTCCCTGGCATGGCGTAAGGATTTCATATGTTGTTTATCCTACAGTCCCACATTGTTTCCATTTCCCTGTGTATTCCAGAACCATAATGCATTTATACACACAAGGGTTTCTCTTATTCTCCCTACTGCTTTCAGGGGCCCTAAGACATGGGACATACCTGGTAAGGGGTGTGGTTTTGCATGAATGGCCCTTTTTTTCACATTGGCTCATACTTTGTCCTAGGTGACCAATGGGTTATAATTCAGGACCCCTTTGGGCTATGGCCCTGCAAGCTTATTAGCAGTATGGAGCCCTATGGATCTTGATGGCTGCCCAACTCATTGATATTGATGGGAAATGAGTCCCGGAAATCCAGCCCCATGTAGTAGAACAGAGTCTGATCATTTGCATCCTGATCGAAATGTCCCGTGTGATATTGTCCTATAGGATAGTTCATATATTTGCATCACTCTTGATTGGCCACCAGTATCACTAGAGTTTATATGAAGCTATTTTTGTATAATGTAATGTCCTTCATAAAAACCCGTTTACTGATTCTATTTCAGTTATTATTTAATTGTAGAATAAGGTTAATAACCCTAttgctgtgtgtgtctctgtcgcAGGCACACCGGGGCAGCCAGAGCGGCCGTGGATAACCTGACCAAAAGCCTGGCTATCGAATGGGCGCACAGTGGCGTCAGGATTAACTCTGTCGCTCCTGTAGGTAACAGATACTTTGTTCCTTGGTTTTTACAAATCCCCAGAACATTTCTGACTCTAGTTTATAGatgtgggtgggagctgccatatgtcTAACCTTGGATGAAGCTTTAGCCGCAAATGAATTCTCTAGAAGCACCATGAGTTTcttggtttattttatttaattatgtgTAGATCTGTCTCCAGCATATCCAGCATGACATTATTATTCAGATTAAACATGTTCCCTTTTCCCTTCAGGGTACAATCTTTTCTCAGACTGCTGTGGAAAATTATAAAGACATGGGCCCCCAGCTCTTTCAAAGCTATATCCCAAAGATACCAGCTAAGAGGCTCGGGCTGCCGGAAGAGGTAATTGTGCTATAAATGATAACAGGCATGCATTATTTCATTTCCACTGTCTGCCACGGGCTCTTATAAACCTCACACTAACAAAGTAGCCACGTCTTGCAGACTCCAGGCTTAATTCTTCATTCTCCACCGTACAGGTATCGCCCACCGTCTGCTTCCTGCTCTCGCCTGCATCTTCCTTCATCTCTGGAGAGACCATTAAGATTGATGCTGGGCAAAGCTTGTACCAGTCCCCTTGGGAAGTGCCAGGTACTAATGGGacattaaagcagaactaaagacTAAACAAGGTCATAGCTAGGAATGCTGTATGTTATATACTACATTTCCTGGACCAGCCCAAAGGTTAAGCAGCCCTAAACGCAGTAATGATCCATGGCTCCAAGGTTGGCCCCAGCAGCTCCGCATCTTGGATCTAGTTAACCCAGTGGGATCATGGTTATTAATTGTTAATGAATTGATTAGAAATGAATTCTGATGTAGAATACACTGGTTTCAATGCTGCTATGTAatttatattgtgagtgggcaGGGCCTTTAGaaggggagagggggtacagctGTGCCGGCCCCGTGAAATCTTCTTCCGTAAGGGACCCAGTCGCATCACGAAAGTTACGCAGATTGTGGAAGTTATAAAAAGTTAACTCACataatttatgtaatttctgtaaaAACTGCAGAAAGCTATATAACTTACCTAGTAACTTTTCTGCCTCGTATCAGCAAAAGatccccaatgaattaaaaatgaatgatttaaaaattaaaaatatgaaaaataaatgtcaCTGCCCCCGAGCAGtgcacatttattattcattttaactatttatatcaactgcttattacagagtaacatcaACTGCTTATAGTGGGATCTATTTACTGTTCTAAAttaactttccagcaggggaatgactggttattgggccccacagcaacatcaatgggcccctaaacttatgcattttatgtaacttatgcaaaaacgtaCGTATCTTCCATATCAAGCAGTGAcagtgcagagcaggggcaggtaggtgggaaggggttaaacttagggcaaaccccaCTTACTCCCAATAAACTGAATAACTTATTAATCAATTGGCCAAGATGTTGGTACTGCGCGCTTGTGTCGGCCCTGTGAGTGGGTGCCTAAgtgcaggtgagtgacagcagGCCAGAGCATGtgttgggaatcagcagaaacaaAATGGGGAGCTACAGTAGTGCAGACTTCCAGCATATCCACATTGGGTTGTGGCTCTAAAACCCATTAATTTCTGATCTGTATCTTTATGGCTGCAGTAATCAGCAAAGGTATGAGCAGGGCAACCATCAGTAATCAGGGGGGCCCATACTATTAAATTAGCAGGGCCCTTTCTCTCAGGGGGGGTCCACAGGTAGCCCTAAAGGAGATGGGCCCTGCCAACAATTAACATGGGACCCCAATAAAATAATCTAGGCTCTATTAGCCCCCACCTCTGGGTTAGGGGCAAACAATTAAATCTAGGAGGTAGGAGGGAAGGCAGCATTAGGCTGTACAGTGCTGAACACTATGCAGACACGGAGAGATGGAAACAACACACAGAGCTGTTGCAGCTACACAGGGACCAACAGTGCCCTCTACTGACAGACTGTGCTGCCAATCTTTGCTGTGGGTATTATGGATTAgggaaaagcaaaataaataagatTTGATAAATCATTTCTGAAATAAGCCTTTGTGTCTTGGAGTCTATAAAAATCCCCCTTTTGCTCTTATTTAGATCATAAGAAGTGGCCGGAAGCCCCTGATGGAGAAAATGCCAACGCGTTGAAGAGAATGCTGTCGAACATCCCCACGCCGAAGCTCTAACGCCTACGCTGGGCGGCAGCACCCTGCAATAAAGGCAGCGTTCATTTAAACCACTCAATTAGGGGCCTAATTGCCTTTCCAATTGTTGTATCAATATATTAATCCCAACAAGGGGCCTCATTGTGAGTGTAAAAAGCCACTAATATACGTGTTGCTTAATGGAGCGATTTCAGATAGGAATCAAGTGTTTTGGAGCTGTAGCTAAAGCGGTGACTATATCACATGACCGGGCGATGGGGCAGATAGGCACCAACATGTACATTATTGCTAAATCTCTATGTACGGTGTTTATCCAGCTTTGGGGAGAGAAAGGAAACATCACACAGATGGTGGTAAATGGATAGTGAGTGGCAGAGGCTCTGACCTGGGAAGGAAATGGGAAGGAAAGTGCGGCTATAAATGCGGTTAGAGACTCAGGGATGAACTCAATGCACTGAATTCTCCGATGCTTGGAATAATAGAA
The genomic region above belongs to Xenopus tropicalis strain Nigerian chromosome 9, UCB_Xtro_10.0, whole genome shotgun sequence and contains:
- the pecr gene encoding peroxisomal trans-2-enoyl-CoA reductase, producing MAAISVFSPGLFRNKVAIVTGGGTGIGKAIAAELLGLGCSVIIASRKLERLKETAKELTSRIAPASPALLTPLQCNIRREEEVETLVKSTLGLHGRIDFLVNNGGGQFPSPSEAISAKGWNAVIDTNLTGTFYCCKAVYNAWMKEHGGAIVNIVADMWKGFPGMAHTGAARAAVDNLTKSLAIEWAHSGVRINSVAPGTIFSQTAVENYKDMGPQLFQSYIPKIPAKRLGLPEEVSPTVCFLLSPASSFISGETIKIDAGQSLYQSPWEVPDHKKWPEAPDGENANALKRMLSNIPTPKL